A genomic stretch from Dyella sp. M7H15-1 includes:
- the rplU gene encoding 50S ribosomal protein L21 yields the protein MSYAVIKTGGKQYRVQQGDVLRVELLNAEEGASVKFDQVLLVGSGETITVGAPTVSGATVTATVRKHGRADKVRIIKFRRRKHHKKQQGHRQHYTEVEITGINA from the coding sequence ATGAGTTATGCAGTCATCAAGACGGGCGGCAAGCAATACCGCGTCCAGCAGGGCGACGTCCTGCGCGTGGAACTGCTGAACGCCGAAGAAGGCGCCAGCGTGAAGTTCGACCAGGTGCTGCTGGTCGGTTCCGGTGAAACCATCACCGTCGGCGCCCCCACCGTGTCTGGCGCCACCGTCACCGCCACCGTGCGCAAGCATGGCCGCGCTGACAAGGTCCGCATCATCAAGTTCCGCCGCCGCAAGCACCACAAGAAGCAGCAGGGACATCGTCAGCACTACACCGAAGTCGAGATCACGGGCATTAACGCCTGA
- the rpmA gene encoding 50S ribosomal protein L27 encodes MAHKKGVGSSRNGRDSNPKYLGVKIYGGQAIEAGNIIVRQRGTQFHPGTGVGLGRDHTLYALVDGKVEFKTRGENNRRYVNVVKA; translated from the coding sequence ATGGCACATAAAAAAGGCGTAGGTTCATCCCGCAACGGTCGCGATTCGAACCCGAAATACCTCGGCGTGAAAATCTACGGTGGCCAGGCCATCGAGGCTGGCAACATCATCGTGCGTCAACGCGGCACCCAGTTCCATCCCGGTACCGGCGTTGGCCTGGGCCGCGACCATACGCTGTATGCACTGGTCGATGGCAAGGTCGAATTCAAGACCCGCGGTGAAAACAATCGCAGATACGTCAACGTGGTCAAGGCCTGA
- the cgtA gene encoding Obg family GTPase CgtA, which produces MKFVDEAIIKVHAGDGGNGCVSFRREKFIPFGGPNGGDGGSGGSVWLVADEGLNTLIDFRHQRSFKAQRGENGMGSDMYGKGGDDTTIRVPVGTVVTNVDTDEVIGDLTTHGQRLRVAQGGKGGLGNIHFKSSVNRAPRKSTPGTPGEVRELKLELKLLADVGLLGFPNAGKSTFIRAVSAATPRVADYPFTTLHPHLGVVSLGTDQSFVIADIPGLIEGAAEGHGLGIQFLRHVARTRLLLHLVDIAPIDGADVVEQVHAIEHELEKFDPELLQRPRWLVLNKSDVLPQDERQAVAVDIVKRLGWTQPWFLVSAIARENTMSVCQQIQRLFEAQHAVREGRNDMLPGDVRLRGESVHHPSPTGRGDGGESSDEAHG; this is translated from the coding sequence ATGAAATTCGTCGACGAAGCGATCATCAAAGTCCACGCCGGAGACGGCGGCAACGGCTGCGTCAGCTTCCGTCGCGAAAAATTCATTCCCTTCGGCGGCCCGAACGGCGGCGACGGCGGTTCCGGCGGTTCGGTGTGGCTGGTGGCCGATGAAGGCTTGAATACCCTGATCGATTTCCGCCATCAGCGCAGTTTCAAGGCGCAGCGTGGCGAGAACGGCATGGGCAGCGACATGTACGGTAAGGGTGGCGATGACACCACGATCCGCGTACCGGTCGGCACGGTCGTCACCAACGTCGATACCGACGAAGTCATCGGCGACCTCACCACGCACGGACAGCGTCTGCGGGTGGCGCAAGGCGGCAAGGGCGGCTTGGGCAATATCCACTTCAAGAGTTCGGTGAATCGTGCGCCGCGCAAGTCCACCCCGGGCACGCCCGGTGAAGTGCGCGAGTTGAAGCTGGAGCTAAAACTGCTGGCGGACGTGGGCCTGCTCGGCTTCCCCAATGCCGGCAAATCCACCTTCATCCGCGCCGTTTCCGCGGCCACCCCGCGCGTGGCGGATTATCCGTTCACCACTCTGCACCCGCACCTGGGCGTGGTCAGTCTTGGGACGGACCAGAGCTTCGTGATCGCCGACATCCCTGGCCTGATCGAAGGCGCTGCGGAAGGTCATGGCCTAGGCATCCAGTTCCTGCGCCATGTGGCGCGCACTCGCTTGTTGCTGCATCTGGTGGACATCGCCCCGATCGACGGCGCCGATGTGGTGGAGCAAGTGCATGCTATCGAGCACGAACTGGAGAAGTTCGATCCCGAATTGCTGCAACGTCCGCGTTGGCTGGTGCTCAACAAGTCCGACGTATTGCCGCAAGACGAGCGCCAAGCCGTCGCAGTGGACATCGTGAAGCGCCTGGGCTGGACGCAGCCGTGGTTCCTCGTGTCGGCCATCGCGCGCGAGAACACCATGAGCGTGTGTCAGCAGATTCAGCGCCTCTTCGAAGCGCAGCATGCGGTGCGGGAAGGGCGCAACGATATGTTGCCGGGGGATGTGCGGTTGCGCGGGGAGTCAGTCCATCACCCCTCTCCCACTGGGAGAGGGGACGGGGGTGAGAGTTCGGACGAAGCGCACGGGTGA
- a CDS encoding VOC family protein, whose amino-acid sequence MEIQPYLFFDGRCEEAIAFYRDALGAQELMKMRFKDAPPSDDYQSPPEHAEKIMHAALVIGSTHLLMSDGQCGQEKVVHSGFSLSVTASDATSGEKYFNALTQGGQVTMPFQKTFWTEGFGMLVDKFGVPWMVNVQHEGG is encoded by the coding sequence ATGGAAATTCAGCCTTATCTGTTCTTCGACGGTCGCTGCGAGGAAGCCATCGCGTTCTATCGCGACGCACTCGGCGCACAGGAACTGATGAAGATGCGCTTCAAGGATGCCCCGCCCAGCGACGACTATCAGAGCCCGCCCGAACATGCCGAAAAGATCATGCATGCCGCACTGGTGATCGGCAGCACACATCTGTTGATGTCGGATGGTCAGTGCGGCCAGGAAAAGGTGGTGCACTCCGGCTTCAGCCTTTCCGTGACTGCAAGTGATGCGACTTCGGGAGAAAAGTATTTCAACGCACTCACGCAAGGCGGCCAGGTCACCATGCCGTTCCAGAAAACCTTCTGGACGGAAGGTTTCGGCATGCTGGTGGACAAGTTCGGCGTGCCGTGGATGGTGAACGTGCAGCACGAAGGTGGGTAA
- a CDS encoding DUF2059 domain-containing protein, which translates to MTVGKWALGMCMALAASHVLAAQPSEAQVRELMQVMDVSGQFTVMNDQMGAMMSQQLPCVPVSYWQTYIDKNGVEQLSKAMVPAYQHHFTTDEVEGLIKFYKSPLGQKLVAQMPATMAEAAQAGQQWGRQRTADMFSELQKQGKLDAQGRCPGTTDSDSGVLPPSPAQGGSGQSGK; encoded by the coding sequence ATGACGGTTGGTAAATGGGCGTTGGGTATGTGCATGGCACTCGCGGCAAGCCACGTTCTGGCGGCGCAGCCCAGCGAGGCACAGGTGCGGGAATTGATGCAGGTGATGGACGTGTCGGGCCAGTTCACCGTCATGAACGACCAGATGGGCGCGATGATGAGCCAGCAGCTTCCCTGTGTGCCGGTCAGTTACTGGCAAACCTATATCGACAAAAACGGGGTGGAGCAGCTCAGCAAGGCCATGGTCCCCGCTTACCAGCACCATTTCACGACTGACGAGGTCGAGGGGCTGATCAAGTTCTATAAATCCCCGCTGGGTCAGAAGTTGGTCGCCCAGATGCCGGCGACCATGGCCGAGGCCGCCCAGGCTGGTCAGCAATGGGGTCGCCAGCGCACCGCGGACATGTTTTCGGAGCTGCAGAAGCAGGGCAAACTGGATGCTCAGGGTCGTTGCCCGGGTACGACCGACTCCGACAGCGGGGTTTTGCCGCCTTCGCCCGCGCAAGGCGGCTCGGGCCAGTCGGGCAAGTAA
- the uvrA gene encoding excinuclease ABC subunit UvrA yields MDTIRIRGARTHNLKNIDLDLPRDRLIVITGLSGSGKSSLAFDTIYAEGQRRYVESLSAYARQFLSMMEKPDVDHIEGLSPAISIEQKSTSHNPRSTVGTITEVYDYLRLLYARVGTPRCPDHSIPLEAQTVSQMVDSTLALDPEKRFMLLAPVIRERKGEHVQVFEQLRAQGFVRARVDGTVYDLDAVPPLTLRQKHTIEAVIDRFRPRDDIKQRLAESFETALRLGDGLVIVVDMDDKKANEQLFSSRYSCPVCDYSLPELEPRLFSFNSPVGACPTCDGLGVTQVFSADRVVGHPELSLAGGAVRGWDRRNAHYFQLILSLANHYGFDVETPWQKLPGKVQQAILNGSGNETIAFRYITERGGKVTREHRFEGILPNLERRYKETESPAVREELSKYISDHPCPDCGGQRLNRSARNVFVADQPLPLLTARSIDDALAFFEKLKLTGWRGDIAVKIVKEIRERLSFLNDVGLNYLTLDRQADTLSGGEAQRIRLASQIGAGLVGVMYVLDEPSIGLHQRDNERLLGTLTRLRDLGNTVIVVEHDEDAIRAADHVLDIGPGAGVHGGEVVAQGSLKDILAAPRSVTGQYLSGKREIKVPEERREQLDKDSWLYLKGASGNNLKNVDLAIPAGLFTCITGVSGSGKSTLINDTLFALAAAELNGSSVQPAAYKSVENLELFDKVVDIDQSPIGRTPRSNPATYTGLFTPLRELFAQVPEARSRGYTPGRFSFNVRGGRCEACEGDGMIKVEMHFLPDVYVPCDVCHGKRYNRETLEILYKGHTIADVLDITVEDAAKLFENVPVIARKLDTLRSVGLDYIKLGQSATTLSGGEAQRVKLSKELSKRETGRTLYILDEPTTGLHFHDIEQLLDVLHQLVDQGNTVVVIEHNLDVIKTADWIIDLGPEGGSGGGRILVTGTPETVAATPGSHTGRFLATHLKPLKAPRAKLENNNTKSKPKRKTA; encoded by the coding sequence ATGGACACCATACGCATTCGCGGCGCACGCACGCATAACCTCAAGAACATCGACCTGGACCTGCCACGCGACCGGCTGATCGTGATCACCGGACTGTCCGGTTCGGGCAAGTCCTCGCTGGCCTTCGACACGATCTATGCCGAGGGGCAACGCCGCTACGTCGAGTCACTGTCCGCGTATGCACGGCAATTCCTGTCCATGATGGAAAAGCCGGACGTCGACCACATCGAGGGCCTGTCGCCGGCGATCTCGATCGAACAAAAATCCACCTCGCACAACCCACGCTCGACCGTAGGCACGATCACCGAGGTCTACGATTACCTGCGCCTGCTCTATGCGCGCGTGGGCACGCCCCGCTGCCCGGATCACAGCATTCCGCTGGAAGCGCAAACCGTCAGCCAGATGGTGGACAGCACCCTGGCGCTGGATCCCGAGAAGCGCTTCATGTTGCTGGCGCCAGTGATCCGCGAGCGCAAGGGCGAGCATGTGCAGGTGTTTGAACAATTGCGCGCGCAAGGCTTCGTGCGCGCTCGTGTGGATGGCACGGTGTACGACCTGGATGCCGTGCCGCCGCTGACCTTGCGCCAGAAACACACCATCGAAGCGGTGATCGATCGCTTCCGTCCGCGTGACGACATCAAGCAGCGCCTGGCCGAGTCCTTCGAGACAGCCCTGCGTCTGGGCGACGGGCTAGTGATCGTGGTCGACATGGATGACAAGAAGGCGAACGAACAGTTGTTCTCCTCACGCTATTCCTGCCCGGTCTGCGATTACTCGCTACCGGAACTGGAACCGCGCCTGTTCTCGTTCAACTCGCCGGTCGGCGCCTGCCCCACCTGCGATGGCCTGGGCGTGACGCAAGTGTTCTCGGCCGATCGCGTGGTCGGCCATCCCGAACTGTCGCTGGCCGGCGGCGCCGTGCGTGGCTGGGATCGGCGCAATGCGCATTACTTCCAGTTGATCCTGTCGCTGGCCAATCACTATGGCTTCGATGTCGAAACACCGTGGCAGAAACTGCCTGGCAAGGTGCAGCAGGCCATCTTGAACGGCAGCGGCAACGAAACGATTGCCTTCCGCTATATCACCGAACGTGGCGGCAAGGTCACACGCGAGCACCGCTTCGAAGGCATCCTGCCGAATCTGGAACGCCGCTACAAGGAAACCGAGTCACCAGCGGTACGCGAAGAACTCTCCAAATACATCAGCGATCATCCCTGCCCCGATTGCGGCGGTCAGCGCTTGAACCGTTCGGCGCGCAACGTGTTTGTGGCCGATCAACCGCTGCCTCTGCTTACCGCCCGCTCCATCGACGATGCATTGGCGTTCTTCGAGAAACTCAAGCTCACCGGCTGGCGTGGCGACATCGCCGTGAAGATCGTCAAGGAAATCCGCGAACGCCTGAGCTTCCTCAACGATGTGGGTTTGAACTACCTCACCCTGGATCGCCAGGCCGATACGCTATCGGGCGGCGAAGCGCAGCGCATTCGCCTCGCATCGCAGATCGGCGCTGGCCTGGTTGGTGTGATGTACGTGCTGGACGAACCCTCGATCGGCTTGCACCAGCGCGACAATGAACGCCTACTCGGCACGCTGACACGCCTGCGGGATCTGGGCAATACGGTGATCGTGGTTGAACACGACGAAGATGCGATTCGCGCTGCCGACCACGTGCTGGACATCGGCCCCGGCGCAGGCGTGCACGGTGGCGAAGTGGTCGCGCAAGGTTCGTTGAAGGACATTCTTGCCGCACCACGCTCGGTCACCGGTCAATATCTGTCCGGCAAGCGCGAAATCAAAGTACCAGAAGAACGGCGCGAACAGCTCGACAAAGATTCCTGGCTGTATCTGAAAGGCGCCAGTGGCAACAATCTGAAGAACGTGGATCTGGCGATTCCGGCCGGCCTGTTCACTTGCATTACCGGCGTATCCGGCTCCGGCAAATCCACACTGATCAACGACACGCTGTTTGCACTCGCCGCTGCCGAGTTGAATGGTTCGAGCGTGCAGCCCGCGGCTTACAAATCGGTAGAGAACCTGGAGCTGTTCGACAAGGTCGTTGACATCGACCAGTCGCCGATCGGTCGCACGCCGCGTTCGAATCCCGCCACCTACACCGGCCTGTTCACACCGCTGCGCGAACTGTTCGCACAGGTGCCGGAAGCACGTTCACGCGGCTACACGCCGGGCCGCTTCAGCTTCAACGTGCGCGGCGGCCGCTGCGAGGCTTGCGAAGGCGATGGCATGATCAAGGTGGAAATGCACTTCCTGCCCGACGTGTACGTACCGTGCGATGTCTGCCATGGCAAGCGTTACAACCGCGAAACGCTGGAAATTTTGTACAAGGGCCACACGATTGCCGACGTGCTCGACATAACGGTGGAAGACGCAGCCAAGCTGTTCGAGAACGTGCCGGTGATCGCACGCAAGCTGGACACACTGCGCTCGGTCGGCCTGGACTACATCAAGCTCGGTCAGAGCGCGACCACCTTGTCCGGTGGCGAAGCGCAGCGCGTCAAGCTATCGAAGGAACTCTCCAAGCGCGAAACCGGCCGCACGCTGTACATCCTCGACGAACCCACCACCGGTCTGCATTTCCACGACATCGAGCAATTGCTCGACGTGCTGCATCAGCTGGTGGACCAGGGCAACACCGTGGTGGTGATCGAGCACAACCTGGACGTCATCAAAACTGCCGACTGGATCATCGACCTGGGCCCGGAAGGTGGTTCCGGTGGTGGCCGTATCCTCGTTACCGGCACACCGGAAACGGTAGCCGCGACGCCGGGCTCACATACTGGCCGTTTCCTCGCTACGCATCTCAAGCCGCTGAAAGCGCCACGCGCCAAGCTCGAAAACAACAACACCAAATCCAAACCCAAACGCAAAACGGCATGA